The genomic window AACTCCGAGGCCGATTCCGGACCTGAACAACCATACTGCTGCGGTTAATCTTTCATTCATGGCCATTGAGCAGCACCCTCCGGAGAATTCTAATTCCATAGTGCCTTTACATTCCCTACCACCCTGCCCAATAGGCCACCGTTCGCAAGTATTCATACCTACAGTACCCTGCTCCACGGGCATCCCAAGACTAGGACCACTTGGGCTACCTAACAACACTGAGTTATGGTTTTGGGATGGACAGCGGAACCACACCACGTACACCATGAGACCCTCTCCCACTCCTGTTGCCTTACCATATGGACAGATGCATCCCGACCTCTGGAAAATAGGAGTGGCCTTAGGAGGAGTGAACGCCTCTTTTCGCCTGTGGCCATGCCCTCGTAATGACGATGCCTGTCATGACTTTTCATTCCAACAATGGTATAATGTGTTTAAGACTCTTAACATCTCTTGCCATCAAACCAAGGACGGCACAGACCGCTTGTGCTACCGGCTGAGCGCCACCGCGCACACCCCTCCGGAcgctctcttccttctttgtccccctgctaacctgactattcaacTAAAGGGGGAGTCCGCTGGTTTACCCCTTTTTAACATCACTTGTACTGACCcgatttttacaaatgttttacgGTATAATCATACTGGGTATGCTGTGTTCCTAGCTGTATCCCCTCCCTACCAACTCCTACCTGTCAAAGCAGAAGATTTTGCGTTGTCCCCCGCTGATTCTTTGGTGAAAAAATTGTACCGTGCAGTGTTGGGGGAAAAGTTGTTACgtactaggagggatgggatcgGGGATGCTTTGAGTTTGGTGAACTTGGCTATTGAGATGTATGAGGAATGGCAGATCCAGGAACTAGAGAGTGAGGTGACTATGTTAGCTTCTACTATCCAAACATTCATAACAAACCAGGTCTCCCTCTGGCATTACCAGCAACATGTTGACTCCCTTCTACAGAAGCAAATAGGAGCATTGGAAACAACAGTCCTCTGGTTAGGGGATAGACTGGCCCTTATGGCAGGGTACATGAAACTTCAATGCCATTATAAGTATCAGCCTCTCTGTGTGCTTAATTTGCCTGTAAATATGTCACAGTTCCCATCAGACTGGGGTAGAGTTAAACAGGCATTACAGGGGGCGATGTTAGCCTACAACACCTCCAATGACATCCACCAATTAGATATGCTGATAGCCCAGCTCAACAACATTTCCTCCCATTTCAGAGCTGAGTGGGATGATCAAgaagactcctttctaaaatggttTACGGGTGCCCTCCACCTGAGATGGTTGTTTTCCTTCTTGCCGGCTGTAGGAATGTTTATTATGATTTGTCTCTTTTTCCCATGTATCCTGAAACTattgttcttcatcttttctcgTTCTCTGGAGGCATTGAAGGCGGACCTTCTAGGCCCACGCCATCACCGGGCTCGGGCAGCCCCTGTGTGATTACTGACCGAACCGAACCAGGGTGCTTTGCCCCCCCCATAAGCAGGTGGGGCGctaattgtgttaaacaaaaagggggagtttgtcgggggtcggccctgactgcctgagtggataggacctccccgagagtgaggtcaggccaatctaaagaagatacggttccttaaggggagcagtggcttcacctggttggcctgtgtccattgctccaatcgggtggtaggtcctgccctcggggcggatcggggtggcagcccagaacgaaccccctatattagccatcaccctgagctattcgggggatccctctgcacctaataaaacatatgcctcctgaagaagtgtctgcctgagtccctcctcgctgatccccgggggagggaaataccagggacgcctgaagcagtgcccactgaggagctcactcgggagtctggggaagaagaccccggacagccTGGGACATAGGAGACTTGGTAAAGGCTATTTGCTTGATGGACTCCAATCCCCAAAGTCATTCCTCTGACCTCCAGGCCTCTACTATAAAAGGAAAATCTGCTTAATAATGACTGTGGAGAAGATGGATGATAAAGCAAGTTACTGAGTGAAGACTGGAACTAGGAGGCCCTGAAGTTTGTTTCTGTGTCACTGGGAAATAAAATGGGCCCACATGGAAAAACAGCAAACAACAGAGGAGAATGATTTGATGCTTATTCATGAAGTCCAGACCAGGTTATCCACAGTCAATCAGAGGAGATAATCTGGGACACCCAGGGAAGGCTTCCTAGTGAGAATGAGTTCTGAACTTCAAGGCACAAGTGACCTGATCTATGTTAGGGACTCTTCTTCTGGGGTACACTGGGTCCTCAGTAATTTGATGGGAATTTTCAGGAGTCTGTGCACTTGATTGAGATAGGAATAATGCAGCTTTATTTTGACTAATTTCTCATTGAAATAGAGTcattatagcagctctctttgtggtggcaaagaattgaacagTGCTGTGATGCCCGTCGGTTGGGGAAGGGCTGAACGAGTTGTCTACAgttatgatagaatactactgtctTATAAGGAAtgaggaaaacctggaaagacttgaatgaaattaggaagagcaaaatgagcagaaccaagataaagTAGTTCACACTAACAGGGATATTGTTTTACAAACAACTCTGAATGACTGAGCCATGTTGGCAATTACAAACACAAATTTCAACAAAGGACACTTGAAGGAAGGTGCTATATgcatcgagagagagagagagagagagagagagagagagagagagagagagagagagtaaatggAATAATGTGTCAAATGATGTTTTCCACATTCACACACCCATTCACACACATTATCTATGTTTGTATCTAATGGTGTCCTCCTCTAAGATTGAGGGTGGTAAGAAACTTGGCAAAACAAGAAAATTACTTGATAATTTCATTGTATATTTGATAGGAATAGGAAGTTGGGCAAAATCAATTTGTTTATTCtgctatattatggaaatgcttgctttattacagaagttcaaaataaacaaaaatttcagaCAATAAAAGCTACTACCACTGGCTCATGTCAGCTCCAGGCTAGGCAGCAGTGACTAAGCTAGAGACTAGACCATGGGTTAAAGCTATTTATTGGCTGTTTTGCACATCAACAACCCAGTTTGCCAGTGTCAgtgtcaatgaggagaaaaaaaaaggaaatgataggaCAGAGctaataggaaaagaaattggtCAGCAAAGCTGTCTTTGGCCTTTTCAAGCCTTCCAGTGATTCCCTGCAACCACCCTGGAGTCCTTATTTCTGCCAAAGATATTCAGGATCTCATCCTGCTTAACAACAGCTCTCTGATAGTTCAGTTTTAATGTTGGGATGAACTGAGGCCCTCACACATCATCGATCACCTACAGAAAGGAAGATTATTTTTTCCTAACACAGTCAGGAGAAGTCAAGGACCCAGTGACACTTTTCCGGATATGGAGCTCTCATCTCCAGGTGGAAACTTCTCTGGTCATCATGTAGGGTGTGGTGACTCCACAAAAGCAATCATGTTGAAAGGTCTCACAATTTCATGTGGTTGGGACTTTGGGTACCCTTAGGTGACCAGGAAGCTACCTCAAGGGAGTAAAGAGCCAATCAAATGCTAGGGATAACTGTATTGCCttataaataaatctttattttataaaagtgaGAATACCTTCATCATATCATACCACCCCCAAAGATACATggatcttcttttaaaatatttttttatttatttaagggggTTATTTATatatggagttaagtgacttgctcaaggtcacacagctagacaagtattaagtgtttcttgctggatttcaactcaggtcctcctgactgcaggacctgtgctctatacactgcactacctagctgccccctgaaccATGTAGcttctttattttgaaattaatttttattaaagatattatttgacttttacaatttcaccccaatcttacttccctactccccccccccatggaaagcaaactgtcagtctttactttgtttccttgttgtaccttgatcgaaattgggtgtgatgagagagaaatcatagccttagagaagagaaaagaagtctaagTGTGTACATGTATCTTCTAAAGAACTTTTTCCACATATCTTAATTTTCTGGATTTTATTTGACAGGTCAAGGGAATCCCAGGGATGAAGAAAAATTCTTTGCCTCACCACAGAgtagccaaaagaaaaaaatgaggatgaaAAAAGTCAGTTATAATTTTGTATTGATTAATATGATTTGTGTAATGACTTTAATAATAATGACTTAATTACTAGAGATCCCTTGAACAGGCAGGTTCTAGGCCTTGGGAAACAGTGAAAACAGAGAAGCAAAGAATCATTGTTTTAGTCATGACAGGTTCCTGCATTTTCCCTGAATTTTGCTTGCCTGTCTTAAGTGAAGGGGGTGAGTATAAACTTGTTCTTCCCTGATACCCCAAAAGTATACAATCAACCCCAGGTGTTCGCACAGGACTCCTCTTTGGATGATCACAAAGGGTGCCATTTTTGTATCATCCTGCCTGGTGGACTGGGACTGGGAAGATCTCTCAATCCCCACATCTGACATTTCTAAGATCTACCTATGATCATGGATAAATGTCCTGGCTCCAAAAC from Macrotis lagotis isolate mMagLag1 chromosome 2, bilby.v1.9.chrom.fasta, whole genome shotgun sequence includes these protein-coding regions:
- the LOC141512332 gene encoding uncharacterized protein LOC141512332; protein product: MKRRRKRYRSGRRQRPSRTRRIMKTQAPVWLSIMGLLCGLQPATPLPWGKGGKWYNLTSPIRRAADERGETYWAVARGVPSLRIMGWGSQTVPLKLHGNATIVLGLHEHGTLPIPMERPLKKPLTLLSITTPICVVARPPHGLWPGGNTSSSPDNGTSVKNHCIPLEPYNSTETPRPIPDLNNHTAAVNLSFMAIEQHPPENSNSIVPLHSLPPCPIGHRSQVFIPTVPCSTGIPRLGPLGLPNNTELWFWDGQRNHTTYTMRPSPTPVALPYGQMHPDLWKIGVALGGVNASFRLWPCPRNDDACHDFSFQQWYNVFKTLNISCHQTKDGTDRLCYRLSATAHTPPDALFLLCPPANLTIQLKGESAGLPLFNITCTDPIFTNVLRYNHTGYAVFLAVSPPYQLLPVKAEDFALSPADSLVKKLYRAVLGEKLLRTRRDGIGDALSLVNLAIEMYEEWQIQELESEVTMLASTIQTFITNQVSLWHYQQHVDSLLQKQIGALETTVLWLGDRLALMAGYMKLQCHYKYQPLCVLNLPVNMSQFPSDWGRVKQALQGAMLAYNTSNDIHQLDMLIAQLNNISSHFRAEWDDQEDSFLKWFTGALHLRWLFSFLPAVGMFIMICLFFPCILKLLFFIFSRSLEALKADLLGPRHHRARAAPV